From the genome of Solanum lycopersicum chromosome 7, SLM_r2.1:
CAACTGTTTGAGACTTAAATAACTTGAACACGATGTTGTAGTTTATGCAAAAGAATCAGTAGACTTCTTATTAAGTAGAAATTGCTACAAAAGTATATTTATGGCTATGAAATGAgtacatattaattttttagataGTCTTCTCTTTTATAgtttagttatttcattttcCTTATTTGCATCAATTTTGTTGATCTGTTTAATTTATCcacaaaaaatatcatatttgtataattgaacAACTTCCACAATCAGaagaagataaatataaaatttacaaatttttagttttaacgTGTGAGAAaacctctctatttatagacaacaaagagatatctgaaattcaaaaaagaaagacaatttttaattcaaggatatgaaaaatatataaaaactatattttaactatttGGTTTTACATATGtgcccccacccccaccccaaaaaacaacattctcaaaaaagtaaaagtgtaacaaataaattgaaaacgGAAGAGTACCTAttgaatctaattttttttctctaacaGTTTGAGATTTACACAGCTCGAATACAAAGTTATAGTTTTTGCAACAGAAAATCATTGTTCTTTTCGAGTAGAAGTTGTTGTATAAGTATATTTAtgactataaaaataaatacatattaattatgtatattttcttcTCGTTTGTAGTTGAGTTATTCAATTCTCCTTGTTGCATCTATTCTTATTAATCTGCCTAGTTTACCcacttaaaatattataattgcaTAATCAAACAACTCTCGCAATCTTCCTTAtcttaagaagaaaaatagaaaacctACGAAATTCGTAGTTTAAAAGTGTCAGAAaacctctctatttatagacaacaaagaatACTATGAAAATGTATTTATCGTGTCTTATAATATAAGTCACAACCCTTAAGGAAATTCACAACTTTTTGACAATGTCATAACTCTTGAGAAAATCACAACTCTAAAATAAGAAAGTCACAATCATTCGAAAAAGTCACTACTCATCAATGTGAAACCAGTCTGCTTTTAATATAatgtagaaaaaataattgataaataaatataatgtaaatATAGAATATATACTAAATTGTGTGTTTTAAATTGGGAGTgttatagtaatttaacattcaagttaGGAAGTTTATGCTTTTCGAGTAGTAtataagtgtgtgtgtgtgtgtgtgtgtgtgtgtgtgtgtgtgtgtgtgtgtgtgtgtgtgtatatatattgtacATAAATATATCTATAACAATACTTAGGGGTCATTTGGTAGGGAACAAGTTATCCCGAGATAAGTTATTTCAGCATGCATATGCGATAACTTATCTAATCACTAAGGTATAAAACCATAAATAGTGAGATAAATAAAGAGCAACTTACAAAAATGACTATATTTATAGGGTTATTAAAGCTCAATAGGTACAAGTAtggtatttataaaaaatgactacattttaactctttttctagctatattattgtatatgttttttatttttctattcataCATTGATACAGTTTTAATTACAATGaactaaataagaaaattgtattaattGTATCAAAATAGtctctttatttataaaatttaaagtattgATATATCCAGgatacaagtatttataaacacttaatatattatatattaaacaagataaaatataacaatttagcatacaaacacgataatttgaaaaatgaatatatagttgttaaaaaaaaatgaatacactAATATAGTTTGCATATACATTGTTGTTTAACAAAAGATGAATATATTTGacaatacaaaaacaaaaaaaatgaaaaataatagaatGTGTAGAAAGCAAAAGTATGCAAGTATTCGGTTGCGTAaaaattggggggggggggatcaaCAAACAGCAATCTCTTTTTGATCAAGTTTTTCTTATAATACTTGAGGCTTGGTGTTGACTCATGTATTTGTTTATATAAAATAGTATTAATGTATCCAATTACTTGTTTACCTAATTAACCTTTCAAATTCGATAGATTACTTATGTATCCAAATACTTGTATTAAGATAACACCATTTCAATTTGTGTTAATATTAGAATACAAgtgatccaaaaaaaaatttagaatacaAGTATCTGTGTATATAACtattatactatatacaaaTTTGACATCAAACAAACCTCAATCTCTGTTTATTCGTGTTCTTCTTGTACTACTTTTTTTTACAACTGTAGTCATTGTAATGTAGAAACGAGTCAATCGAAAGCCTATAAAAATAGatgcaacatatatatatacacacacacacacacacacacacacatacacacacaaatATGATCTTCATAAAAACGAAGAGAAAATCAATTAAGTGATATCTGAtgatttcaaattacaaaaattctttCTAAAATCATCGAAAAGATCttcaattgaaagaaatttgggagaaaaatacataattttgtaatatagaaaaattgatGAAAGAGAAAGTATAAGTGAGAGTAAACATGGGGAACCAATCACATAAAATATACCTAAACATACAAAATTAGGTGTATAATAATAACTTtcctatttaatattaataatttttctaattatttatatatataattactttGCTATTTATTGtgtaattatatacatataacataaaaaaagtaaattgtagctatttattttaaatgtatattaatgtttgccatattttgtagttttttcataaataatctCAAGATTGCCTAGTACGTCCAaccaaaaacataataaattaattctacattttattcttgaaattattgtatattatacttCGTCCGTCTACTTTTAATTGTCAAACCATCTCCAACCTCCTCTATTTTACTCTACATTTTctatttggagagtaaaatagataATTCTCTCTCCAGCCCCTCTTTATATTACTCTCTATACTACATTTATAGAGAGGTGAATAGTAGTTCttcaaatttgatgaaataCTATTTACAttctctatttcatttttaaatattttattattattttaattactttctaattaacatattattttacatataatatcattaattaaatatcttatattcatacttctttttaaatgtaatatattattttatactactTTCATCCCGAGttaatagtattttaattttttctaattttcgtcgacaatataatttgattttattattatttttcactatGAATAATACTCCTtccgttttaaaaagaataaccatatttcctttttagtttgttttaaaaagaatgactcctttccttttttggcaacactttagcttttcacgtgacatgtttaagaccacaagattaaaggtcattttggtacatttgacataacattaatttagaaccacaagatcaaaaagtcttctttcctttcttaaactctgttctaagtcaaactaggtcattctttttgaacgGAAggagtacacaaaattaaaatgataagatgaaaaaattaatttaaaaatacaactcataatatgataatttaaatacaagataacatacaatacataacataataattaaaatacaagataaaatacaatacataacataataattaattcgcGATGAAACAAGATCATGCCAAAGAGATGTTGAACGTGCATTCGGAGTTTTGCAATTTTTGCAAGACCGTCACTTTTTTGGAGAAATAAAGTGTCACATGATATAATGACTACATGTATTATACTGCACAACATTATAATTGAGGATGAAGGTGATATTAATGCACAAATTCAAGATGTTGTAAAGCCTCCAACTCTAATGACAAAAATGGAGGTAGATGAAAATCTCCACTTTAAACAAAttttagctagacataaaaaaaaaattaaggacaaAATGCTCATTTTGACCTCCGTAATGTATTAATAGAGCATCTATGCGAGCAAAGTAacaattttacaaattaaatgtttatgtaatgattatgtaattatagttcacttttatttgaatttgttcattaatttatatataatatataatattttcttgcaatttatgtaatttagatatttaacaataaatttattttaatattacataaaaaaattgaaaaaataaaatattatatcacgTGAAAGTTATGTAAAGTAATTATatgagaaaaagaaacaaaataattatattatgaaataagaagaTAAGACTggaatagaaataataataataataataatatactagtaaggagaaagaaaaaaaattgtttcttagaaagtaaaatagagaattgagTTGAAGTTGATTGtctgaaaaaatagagaaatttatatttgaagaGTAAAATAGAACGTAAAGGTGTAGATACCTGCATGATTTCCTTTTGTAGAATTAAACGATAAAAATTTAGCtaacattttatgatatatattttcatcatatttatacgcaaaatatttgtcatttaCAATACttgttgtataattttttaatatatatatatatatatatttaaaaaatattaaattaatattacttaatttaagttaaaaaatgaaacaaattaacttttgaaaaatgtatGGATATTAAAATGAACATACAAGACCTCGACTCAATAATTCATTGCCACGTCATTAATAGCAATGAAAGGAGACGTTGACAAGGACAAGTGGTGAGATTAGTTTAATGCGGGAGGAAGGAAGGCGCAGACGTAGGAGTCGGCGTATGGAATATGCTATCCCTTCACCAATCAGAATTATTGTTCTTAACTTACCCTCCCCCACTCctaaatgttttattaatttatttatatatagtctATACAAATGGTTAAGAGCGTATTAAACTACAAATTTAAGAATACTATTCTATATTAGATTAACTAATATGGAAACTTACCTATGTATAgaacatcaaaaaaaatatttatcatttattgcgtagaaattttcatttgatcaattttaatacatatgatcaaaaaaattattatttatatataatacaagtttaattaatatatattacatttaTTACATGATTCAATTCACTTATAATCAATGTGTCAAtttcttatcaaataaatataatatattttaaaacataattaatatagatatattacatataattcatttttttatttattatagatttaatattgaaattattaaaaataataataactaaaaaatataactaaaattaataattacttatttaaacgtattatgcaaataatttttcccttttctcttatttttaaagAGTATATGTCACAATCATGAATATGAATAGTAGGAagtcattttgatgaataacCAAACACACTACTCTTTTGTCTTGCTCGACCGCTTACTTTAGAAATACTTGAAAATTCTAAAATCTCAAAGCTTAAGCTTAAGCAGAAGCAGAAGCAATTCATTTGTAAGTTTTTCTTAAAACATTTTTGTGTTCTCTTTTTACAAATCAgattcttgtttttcttctctGGATTAGTATACAAATTGATAACAAGAAATAGGAAAATATGTTATAGTTTTCTTGTGTTGAATTTTCTAGTTTGGATCTTTATTCCTTTCTCCGATCGGAATTTCTCTTTTGTTGGGCTAATTCTTCTGTTTCTTCTGGTGGACGGTAGGTAGACGGTAGTTGATGTTTCTTAAGCTTTTAGCTTTGTTTAATctgtttttattaaatatacatctatgaaaaataagcaaaaatatTTAGCCATTAATCCTCATCTGCTGCTAATTCTAGAGGCAGAGCAAAGTTACGAGTTCGAATCAATCTTGTTTGGGGTTCACaagttaatatacatatatttatttaattttttaatacaatatACGCCTATTAAAAAGCTAGTGGATTTGTTTGAACCCACGAACTCCCACCTACCTCCGCCTTCCGGCTATTTCAACTTCTTTGTCCACTTTGAGTAAACAAAGTTTTTATTGGactgtttaaataatttttggttTTACTTAAACTGATACGAAATTGTGGGCGGAACATACTTGAAATAATTTAGAGACCAATCAAGGCATGTGAATTCTTCATTTCTTGGTTCAGaaattactttttcatttttatgttatgattgtTGTTGTTTAGTTATCTGTTTAACTGCGATGAATTGGTTGCTACATGAAAAATGGACTTTTCGATCAGTGGCGAATCCAAGAATTAAACTTTCACTAATggagtttgaaaaataaagatgtacTACTTATGAATGAATTTAGAACCTCAAGAGAATTTTGGTCTCTAAAGCCAACCTCTAATCTTTTGTTTAGGggttcaaattttatatatatacataaagttttaaaaaagtacCTTAGATATGCCATGTAATTTTTGCTGAACCCTCTCACTACCCTCTGGATTCACTATGCTTTAAATGGTATTGACACGATTATGCTTAACAATGCTACTAGATACAACTTATTCCTCCttaatcaattattttccaACTTTGCTGGCATTACTCAATGAGTTATTGCTTATCACATGGTAAATTAGTAAGGTTGAAATCCTTTATTTGATCATGCAAAGTAGGTTATCTGAAGGTCAAGCAGAGGGGATAACTCAAAATACTTAAAGGTAGAAGCTATCAGCTAAGAACTACACATGGACAAGGGTAAGCGTTTAGTCTACCTAACCTAATTTGCTATCTCATTTTTCAAATTCCGACAGGGTTTTCTGGGATCACATTGATTATGGTATATATTTGTTTGTTGATGATGTATTCTTCATGTAGCTCATGAAAAATTTCTACTTTCATGTCTTATTCCATTATATTTCTTGTAGGTATCTTTAAATGTTGAGTTCAAGTTAGTCAAAAAGTTGTTACTGCATGATGAAATGCTTATAATTATCACTTTGGACAGTTGTTTGAAGTTTTACATAATGAACTCTTCTAGGATATGTATATTACTTGGTTTagaatatgcatattttttcaGGAAAAATGTGTTTACCCTTCATTTATAATTGTAGGATTTATTACTCATACTGAATTTTAGATGAAGGAATTTTTGTAGCCATGATTAATTGGACATTGGGTATAACAGGGGCTATTCTTGAAGCTGGAGAGGGAAGAAATACCGTTGAACTTGTGAAATCAGCCTCTGAAAAACATCTTGACCTTTTGAGGCCATCAGCTCGATATTATTCAGTGTCGAAAGGTAgccttttcttaaatttataagtAACTAGAAATTTTATAAAAGCTTGAACTAAGCAAGTGCATCAGGCGTAATTACAAACCGTGCAAATTCTCTAGTGTGTAGCATTGCATGAACATCTCGTACAATGAACAGTTTGCACCAAAAagcaagaaaaatataaatccaTCTTTGAGGCGGTGAATGTTTCTCCTATTGCCTTAGAATATTCTGCTATTTCTTTCAAGTCAGACCATTCACCAACTACCATGGCCTGAAGTATAGTGTTCCAAGTCTCTTGAGAATTCTTGCATATGCCCTTCTGTTCCAGTACTGTGGAAGCTCTGTTATTGAGCTAGGCATGATCCAACACATGCCAAGTATTGTCAAAGACATGCCCCATAATTGACTTGTGACCCGGCAGTACAAAAAAAGGTGGCCCACTTCTTTAGGTCGTTCTTCACACAATGGGCATTTGCTGCAAAGTTGAAATCCCCTCTTTTGATTGTTTATTCGAGTGAGTCAAGCATCCCTAGCCAAATTCCAAGAAAGGCAAGAGACCTTCAAAGGAGCACTATTGAACCAAATCTTTTTCCAAGGTCATATAACCCTGTTGGTGTCAGATTGCATCACAACGAAGCAATTTCTAACTGAAAAAGTCCTTTGGAGTGCCCCTTCTAGCTGATGGGTCAACTTTGTTTTGATCCAAAACTAGCCGTTTTCTTTATTTCTGGGATACCACGACTATTTTGGCCGTCTTTGTTCTGATCACAACCTGGACAGCGCTTGGTGGACATGCTTTTCCATCATGCTTTTGGATTATCCTAGGAAGATATTCCCATGTCTATAACTTGTATTTGTGCCTAAATCCAAGAAGTGCATTTGCATTTAGCGCACAGATTGAAATGCTCATTTCTATGATGTGTGGCCTATATAGATCAGGAAAAGAAGTAGAATGCTGTTAGGATCATTTTCTTCACAAACTTCTATCTATGGAGGTTCCCTACCTTTGTCTTATCTATCGTAGCTTCTGAATTAGAACAACAAAAAGTTATCAATGTTGTTTTCTCACACTCCTCAGCAAATAAATGCAGCATTGCTATAGGATTGAAATACATTGAAATATATCTTTATCTTTTCATGTCACAAGTTTTACTTTCATTCAGTTACTTATTCGAGGCCTTATAGgcaaaatattttgatacatgTTTCATAAGAAAAACTATTCCGTTACCTGCTTTTACCTATTTAAGTTTTCTTTCCTTTTGTTTGGGTTGTTGGGGGTAAGGATCTTTTCTAAACTTTATGTTCAGTTCCCTGGTATCTATGTAAATCTGAAGACATATGTTCCTCTGAATTTGATTCTATCTACCAATCATCTGTCTACACTGAGACagaaaagattaaaataacTGAAGCAAACCAAAGTTCTGAATTGGATACACCATGATAATAGGGCAAGCTGGTGATGCAGAAGACCGTGAGAAGGGAAAGTATACCTTGATTAGAGATGTAGAGGACCTTCAAACAGGGTTCTATGATAAACCTCTTCCTTGCTTTGGTTGCGGAATCGGATGGTTTTCGTAAGTGCTATTATTATAAGTCTCAgttactctctctctctctcctcttcTGAAAAATCtgattgtttattattattactagatTTCTTCTGGGATTTCTATGCCCGTTGATGTGGTATTATGCCACGATACTTTATTTCGGAAACTACTACCGTAAGGATCCTAGAGAACGTGCTGGGCTTGCTGCATCTGCTATTGCTGTAAGTTGATTCATTTCTCCTTTGCTAAgcatttaacaaattaaaataatggaTCAATCAAAAAGATGGAAAAAGTAAATGCTTGAGATTGGATTTCTCTACCTTTCTTCTTTTCATTGACCCTTCAATATCTTTTGCTTCTCTTGATATCGTGTTCATGCGTTAATTAACAATGTTTAGAATTTACTCTCTTGTGCAGGCAATGGTGTTTTctgttgtcttgcttattatagCAGCAACTCTCTTCTTGTAGCTTCTGCGATGCAAAGTTTCATACTAATATGATCAATGTTACTTGTTCTGTAGTCAAGTCAAATGCCTCCAAACTCTCCAATTGTAAATGTTGTGacgaatgaaaaaaaaaagattcttatACAGAACTATATACATGGTCATTATGTGTTCCATCCAGATTTATTGTTGGAAATCCTcgtgtttttttcattttaaaagtgGTGTACTAATAATATTAGATATGCTTTTATGTGAAATAGAGAAGGCCTTGTAAACATAAAGGGTTTTTATATCTCTCTGCTGTAAAGTGAATTTGTGTATTAACAACATCTGTTGGATCTTGAAATAAACAATTTCCTGACAAAAAGTTCACCTCCATATCTAGGTGGTAATGTTACCTGGATCGATGGCTTACTTTCTATGTA
Proteins encoded in this window:
- the LOC101261044 gene encoding uncharacterized protein isoform X2; the protein is MDKGAILEAGEGRNTVELVKSASEKHLDLLRPSARYYSVSKGQAGDAEDREKGKYTLIRDVEDLQTGFYDKPLPCFGCGIGWFSFLLGFLCPLMWYYATILYFGNYYRKDPRERAGLAASAIAAMVFSVVLLIIAATLFL
- the LOC101261044 gene encoding uncharacterized protein isoform X1; this encodes MDKGAILEAGEGRNTVELVKSASEKHLDLLRPSARYYSVSKGQAGDAEDREKGKYTLIRDVEDLQTGFYDKPLPCFGCGIGWFSFLLGFLCPLMWYYATILYFGNYYRKDPRERAGLAASAIANLLSCAGNGVFCCLAYYSSNSLLVASAMQSFILI
- the LOC101261044 gene encoding uncharacterized protein isoform X3, which produces MDKGQAGDAEDREKGKYTLIRDVEDLQTGFYDKPLPCFGCGIGWFSFLLGFLCPLMWYYATILYFGNYYRKDPRERAGLAASAIANLLSCAGNGVFCCLAYYSSNSLLVASAMQSFILI